From one Lycium barbarum isolate Lr01 chromosome 6, ASM1917538v2, whole genome shotgun sequence genomic stretch:
- the LOC132598882 gene encoding uncharacterized protein LOC132598882 → MDTQKRPKKLTLWEDSVEHYGNELLEKVKHYPVFLARRVVKSSSGIWSRYNTTILLHPTYPQATTLAAWAKTIQRQLIEYTARSMSPEGTLLFVPFEEESVFISDIQMQPQGQIFYIDGQLSLINEDQHFCSMACSDCKLPFLRTTTPRPIYCIQCERSTQLIPRIQFEVMVMDHTGSTVASISDQSTTKMLNLTVQEIYDICHAQRKALLLDNAHK, encoded by the exons ATGGATACTCA AAAAAGGCCTAAAAAGCTAACACTTTGGGAGGACTCTGTCGAACATTATGGAAATGAACTTTTAGAGAAAGTGAAACACTATCCCGTCTTCCTGGCTAGAAGAGTGGTAAAATCATCATCAG GGATATGGAGCAGATACAACACAACAATACTCTTACATCCCACATATCCACAAGCTACCACATTAGCTGCATG GGCCAAAACAATTCAACGACAACTCATTGAGTACACAGCTAGAAGCATGTCCCCAGAAGGCACTCTTCTTTTTGTTCCCTTTGAAGAAGAATCAGTATTCATATCTGATATCCAAATGCAGCCACAG GGACAAATATTCTATATTGACGGTCAACTTTCACTGATAAATGAAGACCAACATTTCTGCTCCATGGCGTGCTCAGATTGTAAATTGCCATTTTTAAGAACTACTACACCAAGGCCAATCTACTGCATCCAGTGCGAAAGATCCACCCAACTTATTCCCAG AATCCAATTTGAAGTTATGGTCATGGATCACACTGGTAGCACAGTAGCCTCCATCTCAGATCAATCAACAACGAAGATGTTGAACCTCACTGTACAAGAGATTTATGACATCTGCCATGCACAG AGAAAAGCGCTACTTCTTGACAATGCACATAAATAA
- the LOC132598883 gene encoding peptide methionine sulfoxide reductase B5-like has product MDSQILKFSTFAPSRTLIFNPKKVAHIHGLSNTPFRFVAMGAARSVQKSEDEWRAILSPEQFQILRQKGTEDQGSGEYNKFFGVGTYLCAGCGTPLYRSATKFNSPCGWPSFYEGLPGAINRNPDPDGMRMEITCAACGGHLGHVFKGEGFRTPTNERHCVNSISLKFKPPQF; this is encoded by the exons atggACTCTCAGATTCTGAAATTCTCAACATTTGCTCCTTCAAGAACTTTGATTTTCAACCCCAAAAAAGTAGCCCACATCCATGGGCTGTCTAATACCCCATTCAGGTTTGTAGCAATGGGTGCAGCAAGGTCAGTTCAGAAGTCAGAGGATGAATGGCGTGCCATTCTCTCCCCTGAGCAATTCCAGATTTTGAGGCAGAAAGGAACAGA GGATCAAGGGAGTGGGGAGTATAACAAGTTTTTTGGTGTAGGCACCTACCTCTGTGCTGGTTGTGGCACTCCCCTCTACAGGTCTGCAACCAAATTCAACTCACCCTGTGGCTGGCCTTCTTTTTATGAGGGTCTCCCCGGGGCCATAAATCGCAAT CCAGACCCAGACGGCATGAGGATGGAGATAACTTGTGCTGCTTGTGGAGGCCATCTTGGTCATGTTTTTAAAGGTGAAGGGTTTCGTACCCCAACGAATGAGCGCCATTGTGTCAACAGTATATCCCTCAAGTTCAAACCACCACAGTTTTAG